From the Paenibacillus sp. R14(2021) genome, the window AGGAGCCGGATCGAATTCTTGCGGACATCGAAGCCGGATTGCTGCAAAACAGCGTCCCGAAAGACCGTTACGAACTGCTTGCCGACCGCCGATGCGCGATACAAAAAGCGGTTGAAATGGCGCGGCGTGACGATGTAGTATTAATTGCGGGGAAAGGCCACGAAACCTATCAAGATATTCGCGGCGTCAAGTATGCGTTTGACGACCGTGAGGTGGCTAAAGAAGCGATAAGGAGTCTTTCATAGTGATCAAACGACCCATACATGACATTGCCGCTTTGTGCGGCGGCACTATTATTAATAACGGCGACAGGCTAATTGCCGGTGTCACGATTAATTCCCGGGCAGTCGCGCCCGGGCAATTGTTCGTGCCGATTATCGGCGAGCGGTTCGACGGACATGATTTCGCGGCGGATGCAATCGCCAAAGGCGCCGCCGGAACGCTCTGGCAGAGGGACAAGGCGGTGCCTGATGCGCTGGCGGATGCGCCGATTATACTCGTCGACGACACGACGACGGCACTGCAGCTGCTTGCGGCCAATTACCGCGACGAGCTGGGGCTTAAAGTGGTTGGTGTAACGGGAAGCAACGGCAAGACGACGACGAAGGACATGGTCGCCGCGGTGCTGTCGGGACTCTTCCGCGTTCACAAGACGGAAGGCAACCTTAACAATCATTTGGGTTTACCGCTTACCGTGCTTGAGCTCGACGAGCAGATCGACGTCGTCGTGCTGGAAATGGGCATGAGCGAGTTCGGCGAAATCGACCTGCTGACCCGTCTGGCGAAGCCGGATATCGCGATTATTACGAACATCGGCGATGCGCATATGCTTCAGCTGGGCTCGCGCGCAGGCATCGCGAAGGCGAAGCTCGAAATCGTCGCAGGACTTCGTTCCGGCGGATTGCTGCTGATGAACGGCGACGAGCCGCTGTTGGCGGAAGGCATCAAGAGCGCGCAGCTCGCGCAAGGCGTAGAGGTGCAGACGTTCGGCTTTAACGCAGGCAGCCGCTGGGTCGCTGAGCAGGTGACCGTAGATGCGACATCCTCCTTGTTCGACCTGAAGGGTGATGCGGAGTTTAAGCGCGTAGCACTCCCCGTTGCGGGAACGCATAACGTGTCCAACGCGCTGGCGGCGATTGCCGCGGCGAAGAAGCTGGGCGTGCCGGCCGAGGTCATCCGCGAAGGCTTCCGGACGCTCAAGCTGACCGGCATGCGGATCGAGCCGATTCGCGCGGCGAACGGCGCAATGGTCCTGAATGACGCTTATAATGCGAACCCGACCGCGGTTCGCGCCGCAATCGACCTAGTTGCCGGCCTTACCGGCTATAACCGCAAATGGCTCGTGCTCGGCGATATGCTGGAGCTTGGCCCGCAGGAGGAAGCGATGCACGGTGAAATCGGCGCCTACGTGACGCCGGCCAAAGCCGATGTCGTGCTGACGTACGGCAAGCTTTCCCGCCATACCGCGGCTGAAGCGGCCAAACAATTTGCCGGCAGCGGAACCGAAGAGAAGGTACATGCATTCGAGGATAAAGCACAATTGACGGCGTGGCTGCTTTCGCATGTCGTACCGGAAGATCTTGTACTTGTGAAAGGATCGCGCGGGATGCGCATGGAAGAAATCGTCCATGCCCTGCAGCGCGCATAGAGGTGAAACATGGACGTTAAGGTCATACTTCTGTCAATCGGCGCTTCCTTCATGCTTGCGGTATTATTCGGACCTTTGTTCATTCCGCTGCTGCGCCGGCTCAAATTCGGTCAGCAGATCCGTACTGACGGCCCGCAAAGCCACTTGAAAAAAACAGGCACCCCAACGATGGGCGGCATCATTATACTTCTTGCGGTACTGCTTGCGTTCTTGAAGTTTTCCGAAAAAACGCAGGAGTTCTGGGTGCTTCTCGTCGCCTGTCTTGGCTTCGGTCTGGTAGGCTTCCTGGACGACTATATCAAGATCGCATTGAAACGTTCGCTAGGCTTAACGGCATTCCAAAAGCTGTTTGGCCAGCTGCTCTTCTCGGTTATAATTTGCGTGCTGCTCTATCAGATGCATCACAGCACGGTTATTGGCATTCCCGGTACGTCCGTTTCATTCGAATTCGGCTGGTTCTACTATCCATTCGTTATTATTATGATGTTCGCTACGTCTAACGCCGTCAACTTCACGGACGGCGTAGACGGCTTGCTGGGCGGGACAGGCGCTGTCGCGTTCACGGCATTTACGATTCTAGCCCTGCATGCCAGCGAGCATGAATCGGCAATCTTCTCGGCAACGATGGTCGGCGCCTTGCTCGGCTTCTTGGTCTTCAATGCGCATCCGGCCAAAGTGTTCATGGGTGATTCGGGTTCGCTCGGTATCGGCGGCGGTATGGCGGCCGTCGCGGTTCTGACCAAAAATGAAATCTTGCTCGTCATCATCGGCGGCGTCTTCGTTCTGGAAATGCTGTCCGTGATTCTGCAAGTCGGTTCGTTCAAAATGAGAGGCAAACGTATTTTCAAAATGAGCCCGATTCACCATCATTTTGAATTATCCGGCTGGTCCGAATGGAAAGTCGTCACCATGTTCTGGCTCGTCGGCATCATCTTCGCAGCCGCAGGCATCCTGTTAGGCCATTAAAAAGTCCCGCAGGGACAAGGCAGCACAGCTGCCGAGCCCTTACAAAGTCCCGCAGGGACAAGGCAGCGCAGCTGCCGAGCACTAACTAGCGAGCCGAAATGGGAGCGTGTCCCGCAAGGGACGAAAGCGGGCTATTCGTCACCACGAGCTCATCAAGCGTCTCAGCAGCGCCAACGTTCTTCCAGGCGCAGTCAGCCAGGTAACCCGGGAGCGCCAATGGTAAAGTCTGTCCCGCCAGGGACATCGAGCCTTCCGCCGCACCCAGCAGGAGCGCCTCAGCAGCACCAACGTTATCCCCCAATTCGGGTGTCCAGAGGGCGGAGCCCTTGGAATCCCCCTTTCCAAGGGGGACTTAGGGGGATGTCCCGCCCTACAACAAGGAGGAGAATCATGAAACACCCATCCTTTTACAAGGATCAGCAGGTTGTCGTATTGGGTTTGGCCAGAAGCGGGGTCAGCGTCGCGAAGCTGTTCCATAAGCTCGGCGCGGTGGTCACCGTTAACGATATGAAAGATCGTAAAATGAGCCCCGAAGCGGACGAACTGGACGCTTTGGGCATTTCTGTTATTTGCGGCGGTCATCCGGATGACCTGATTGGACCGGACACGGCGCTGGTTGTCAAAAATCCGGGTATCCCGTACACATCGCCGCCAGTCGTGCAGGCCTTAGAGCAAGGCATCGAGATCGTCACGGAAGTGGAAGTCGCCTACTTGCTGTCGCCTGCGCCGATCATCGGCATTACGGGCTCGAACGGCAAGACGACAACGACTTCCTGGATCGGCGAAATGCTGGAGGCGGCCGGTCTGAAGCCGATGGTCGCGGGCAATATCGGAACGCCGCTCTGCGAAGCAGCACAGATAGCAGAAGCGGACAATTGGATCGTCGCGGAGCTCAGCAGCTTCCAGCTGAAAGGCACGACCGGTTTCCGCCCGCGGATCGCACTGCTGCTCAACATCGTGGAGACGCATCTGGATTACCATGGCGGCATGGAGGATTATATCGCGTCCAAGGCGAAGCTGTTCGCCAACCAGACGAAGGACGACATCGCCGTGCTGAATGCCGACGATCCTGTTTGCCGGGACCTGATGAATTCGGGCAAGCTGCAGGCGAGCATCATCCCGTTTGCAGTGACGGAAGAGCTGACTTACGGCATATGCGTTACTCCAGCTTATCCGGCGGAGCTAAGCGAGCCTATCGGAGACGTCGAACGCAACATCGTTTGGCGCGATAAGGAAGGCGGCGAACGCATCATCATCGGCGTCGCGGAGCTCGGCATTCCGGGCCGCCACAATGCGTCGAACGCGCTGGCTGCGATCGCGGCCTGTCTCGCGGCAGGCGCTTCCGCCGGCTCGCTGACAGAACCGCTGCGGGAATTCCGCGGCTTCGAGCACCGGCTCGAATACGTACGCGAACGCGATGGCGTGGCGTATTATAACGATTCCAAAGCGACGAACCCAACGGCTACCATCATCGCGGTTCGTTCATTCCCGCCGCGCATCGTTCTGATCGCCGGGGGACTCGACCGCGGCTCGGACTATATGGAGCTGGTTCCGCATTTCCGCGATCAAGTGAAGGCAGTCGTCGCAATTGGCGAAACGCGTGGCAAGATTGCCGCCGTCGCTGAATCGGCAGGTTTAGCGGTCATCAAAATCGTCGAACCTGAAGAGGACGCCGAAAGCACGCTGCAGCAAGCTGTGCGCGCTGCAGCCTCCATCGCGGAGCCGGGAGACACCGTACTGTTGTCGCCGGCATGCGCAAGCTGGGATATGTTTAAATCCTATGAGCAGCGGGGGCGCATTTTTAAGCAATCGGCGCATAACTTGTAAGTAGGGGGCTTGTCCCTACTTAAGCTTGCAAGAGGTGTTCGTATAATGGCCAAAGCCAGGTCCGCCCCGGATATGTGGATGATCATTTCCATCGCGCTCATACTAGCGATCGGTCTAATTATGGTGTACAGCGCAAGCGCCGTTCTGGCGTTTCACGAGTTTGGAGACAAATTCTATTATGTTAAACGACAGATGCTCTTTGCTGCGCTTGGAATCGGCGCGATGATCGCCACGATGAACGCGGATTATTGGATTTGGAAGAAATACGCGAAGCTCGGGCTATTCGTCTGCTTCGGGATGCTGCTGATCGTCTTGATTCCAGGCATCGGCGTCGTGCGCGGCGGCGCGCGGAGCTGGCTCGGCATCAGTTCCTTCGGCATCCAGCCGTCGGAGTTCATGAAGCTTGCAATGGTCATTTTCTTGGCCAAAATGCTGTCCGAGAAGCAGCAGATGGTCACGCAGTTTACGAAAGGCCTGCTGCCGCCGCTCGGTATCCTCGGGCTGGCGTTCGGACTTATTATGCTTCAGCCGGATCTCGGCACCGGTGCAGTCATGATCGGCGCCTCGCTGCTGGTGATCTACACGGCCGGCGCGCGGCTCAAACATCTGGGCTCGCTGGCGCTTGTCGGTGTCGCCGGGCTCGTCGGTCTTATCCTTGCGGCGCCTTATAGGCTGCAGCGGATAACGGCTTTCTTGGATCCTTGGGCAGATCCTCTCGGCGCGGGCTACCAATCGATTCAATCCCTGTATGCAATCGGACCGGGGGGTCTTGTCGGGTTGGGGCTCGGCATGAGCCGGCAGAAATTCAATTACCTGCCGGAGCCGCAAACAGATTTTATATTTTCTATTCTTTCAGAGGAACTCGGTTTTATCGGCGGCGCCGCCATTATTCTATTATTCGCCATTCTGATGTGGCGAGGCATGCGTACGGCTATTGCAGCACCGGATTCTTTCGGCAGCCTGCTTGCCGTCGGCGTCATCGGCATCATCGCCGTACAAGTATTCATTAATATCGGCGTCGTGATCGGGATGCTCCCCGTAACGGGAATTACGCTTCCGCTCGTCAGCTACGGCGGTTCATCGCTGACGCTGCTGCTCACTTCACTTGGTATTTTGCTTAATATATCCCGTTATTCGAGGTGACTTCATTTTGCGCATTGTTTTGTCCGGCGGCGGCACCGGCGGCCATATCTATCCCGCGCTTGCGATCGGCAAGCAGGTGATGGAAGAAGAGCCGGGCTCGTCCATTCTATACATCGGCTCTCCCAAGGGGCTGGAAAGCCGTATCGTGCCCGCACAGGGCATTTCTTTCGAAGCGGTCGAAATCACGGGCTTCAAACGGAAGCTCTCTTATGATAATGTTAGAACCGTCATGCGTTTTTTGAAGGGCGTAAGCCGCTCCAAACAATTGCTGCGCGATTTTCGCCCGGATGTGGTCGTTGGAACGGGCGGCTATGTATGCGGTCCGGTGCTCTACGCGGCCGCTAAACTCGGCATTCCCACGCTCATCCATGAGCAGAATGCCGTCGCTGGCCTAACCAATCAATTTCTCTCCCGCTACGCGGACAGCGTCGCGGTCAGCTTTGAAGAAGCGCTGCCGCAGTTCCGTAAGTCCCGCAGCGCGGTGTACACCGGAAATCCTTGCGCGACGAACGTCGTGCGTGCCGATAAAGATCAAGGCTTCGCGCACCTCGGTATCCCCTCTGGCAGCCGGATTGTGCTGCTGGTCGGGGGCAGCCGCGGCGCGAAAGCAATAAACGACGTGATGGTGGACATGGCACCGCTGATCGGGCGGCTGCCAGACGTCCATTTTGTGTTTGTAACCGGCGAAAGCTACTATGAACAGACAACTAGCCGGATTCGAGAGATTTTACCGCAGCAAATGCCTGCCACGCAGCAAATGCCTGCCACCCTGCAGGTGCTGCCTTACTTACACCATATGCCGGAGGTGCTCGCTGCGTCCAGCTTGGTCGTCGGTCGATCCGGGGCCTCGTCGCTGGCGGAAATTACCGCGCTCGGCATTCCGTCCATCCTGATTCCTTCGCCGAACGTGACGAATAACCATCAGGAAGCGAATGCGAGAACACTAGCGGATGCCGGCGCGGCGGAAATGATCGCAGAGCGCGACTTGAACGGCGCACTTCTCTTTGAACGCATCACGCGGATTATGAATCAATCTGACATTCAATCCCAAATGGGAACGGCGGCACTCTCGCTCGGCATGCCGAACTCCGCAGCGATGATCGTAAGCGAGCTGAGGCGAATTATCGCCATGTAAGCGGGATGCCTGTCAAATAGGCGATTGTCACACTCCTGTACGGGAAGGCATAGTATACAGCATAATCGTGACCGTCACCCGGCGGGCTCAAGACCTGGAAGCATGCAGCGAATCGGCGATAGCCGCCGCCGCATCAGGAATGGGCCGCCCGGAAGAAGGAACGAACGCCAGGAGGATTTCAATCGCTTGCAGCAGAAGGAGGTACGACAGATGGAGCAGTTTTTGGCGGATTTACATGCAATCGACGCGGGCAGCGTCAAGTATAACGAACCGTTGGCAGCGTATACGACGTGGAAAATCGGCGGGCCGGCGGATGTGCTTATCATACCGAATACGCAAGAACAGCTGGTGGCAGTCGTCCAGTTGCTTCATCGGCACGGACTGCGGTGGACCAATCTAGGCCGCGGCTCCAACATGCTCGTCAGCGACAAAGGAATCCGGGGCGTCGTCATTCAACCGGGCGAAGGATTCGATTATGCGCGATTCGATGGCAAGTTCGTTCATGCAGGGGCCGCATATTCCTTCATTAAATTGTCGGTTCTGGCCGGCAAGGAAGGATTGACGGGACTGGAGTTCGCGGGGGGGATTCCGGGCTCGGTAGGCGGAGCCGTCTACATGAACGCAGGCGCCAACGGCTCTGATGTGTCACATGTATTCAAATCAGCTGACATTGTGCTGGAAACAGGGGAATTGGTTCGCTTCGGGGCAGAGGAGATGTCGTTTTCCTATCGTCATTCCTGCCTCCAAGAAAGGCCGGGCATCGTGACGGGCGCAGTATTCGAGCTGGAAGAGGGAGACCGGAAAGCGATCGCGGCGTCTATGGCCGCGCTTAAACAACGGAGACTCGACACCCAGCCGCTTAAACTCCCGTCTGCAGGGAGCGTGTTCCGCAATCCGCCGAATGATTTTGCCGCGAGGCTGATTCAAGAAGCAGGATTGAAGGGAATGCGCCAGGGGGGCGCAGAAGTCTCCACGCAGCACGCCAATTTCATTGTCAACACCGGGCAAGCAACAGCTGAAGATGTCCTCACCCTGATGGCAACCATACAAAACACGATTGAAGAAAAATACGGCATTCGGTTGGTAGCCGAGGTATTGGTTGTGGGTGAGCGGTAAATCGGAGGTGATAAATTGGACAAATTGGTGATTGAAGGCGGGAAACCTCTCTCAGGAACCATTGTTATCCAAGGCGCGAAAAATGCCGCTTTGCCGATTTTGGCTGCAAGTATGCTGGTAGAGGGAAAAGTGACGATCGATCATGTGCCCAAACTGCTCGATATCGACGTCATGCTGAACATTTTGCGTGAGCTTGGCTGCCGGGCGGAGCATGAGAATCAAACCGTCCAGCTCGATACGTCAACCCTGCAATCCTCCCACATTCCTGAAGCGCTTATGCGCCAAATGCGTTCCTCCATTTTTTTAATGGGGCCGCTGCTGGCGAGATTTGGCGAAGTAACGATTTATCAGCCTGGCGGCTGCGCGATCGGAGAACGGAAAATCGATTTGCATCTGAGCGGCTTGCAAGCGCTTGGTGCGCTGGTCGTAGAAGAGGGAAGCCGGATTGTCTGTTATGCGGATGAGCTGACAGGCGCGGAAATCCATTTGGATTTTCCAAGTGTCGGAGCAACGGAGAATATTATGATGGCCGCAGTGCTTGCCAAAGGGCTGACGACGATCAGCAACGCGGCAAGAGAGCCGGAAATACAAGATTTGCAGCAATTCCTGAACTGCATGGGTGCGAAGATCATCGGCGCTGGCACGGACACGATTACCGTGGAAGGAGTCGAGAAGCTGGCACCATGCCGATATCAAGTGATCCCGGACCGCATTGTGACCGGAACCGTCATGGTTGCAGCAGCCGCTACGCGCGGTCAGGTGACGCTGCTCAATACTTGCCCGGCGCATCTGACTTCGCTCATCCATGTGCTTAGGCGCACAGGTGTTCAAATCGCGGTGGACGGTGATATAATCAAGGTGGGCACGGCAACGAGGCCCAAATCGATTGACCGGATCGTCACCTCCCCATATCCGGCTTTCCCAACCGATCTGCAGTCGCAGCTGATGGTGCTGCTCGCGCTTGCCGACGGCGTCAGCATCATGAAGGAAACGATTTTTGAAGGCAGGTTCAAGCATGTCGATGAGCTGACCCGTATGGGAGCCGATATACGCGTAGACTTGAGCTCTGCAATCATTCGAGGCGTTTCCAGGCTTTACGGCGCAACGGTAGAAGCTACGGATTTACGCGCAGGCGCAGCGCTGGTTATCGCAGGACTTGCCGCGCAAGGCAAAACCGTCGTGGAGCAAGTGCATCATATCGATCGCGGTTACGACGAAATCGAAACGATGCTGGGGCAGCTAGGCGCGCGAATTACCCGCTATTCACCTATTCCCAATAATATAATCGTGCCTTAGACTGTATGTTGACACGATAGAGAACGCGTGAACGGCTCCAGCCTGCAAAGTGGCGGGATGCCGTTTGCGTTTATACAAAGAGGGGACAAGCCATGCAAGAGAAGATGCCCGTACTGCGGGAACCAGTCAAACGGCGCAGGGGCGGCAAGAAGCTCCTCGTGGTGCTCTTATTGCTGTTTATCGTTATATTGGGCGTGCTGTTCTTCAATTCTTCCATCAGCAAAGTAGCCACCGTAACGGTAGAAGGCCAAAATTACCTTCAGGCTGGGAGCATTCGCAAAACGGCAGGGGTTGCCGCCGGCGACTCGTTCTTCCGAGTTTCCTCGCGCACGATCGAAGCCCGCATCCGTACCTTGAAGCCGGTAGAGAAGGTCACGGTAACCAAGTCTTTCCCGGGCAGCGTAACGATTAAGGTGAAGGAATTCGAAACGGTTGCCTATGCGCTGTCGAACAATGGCGAATTGACGGCGGTTTTGGCGAACGGAACCAACGTTCCAGCCGGCACAGATCCCGTTGTGGACAAGCCGATTTTGTCGGGCTGGAAGACGGATGATCCTGTCTTGGCCTCTCTTTGCAAAGCATTAGCCGCGATTCCGGAGCCGTCGCTCTCCGACTTCTCGGAGATTAAGCCGGAGCCGTCGCCCTCTTATCCGGATCGGATCAAAAT encodes:
- the murF gene encoding UDP-N-acetylmuramoyl-tripeptide--D-alanyl-D-alanine ligase, whose amino-acid sequence is MIKRPIHDIAALCGGTIINNGDRLIAGVTINSRAVAPGQLFVPIIGERFDGHDFAADAIAKGAAGTLWQRDKAVPDALADAPIILVDDTTTALQLLAANYRDELGLKVVGVTGSNGKTTTKDMVAAVLSGLFRVHKTEGNLNNHLGLPLTVLELDEQIDVVVLEMGMSEFGEIDLLTRLAKPDIAIITNIGDAHMLQLGSRAGIAKAKLEIVAGLRSGGLLLMNGDEPLLAEGIKSAQLAQGVEVQTFGFNAGSRWVAEQVTVDATSSLFDLKGDAEFKRVALPVAGTHNVSNALAAIAAAKKLGVPAEVIREGFRTLKLTGMRIEPIRAANGAMVLNDAYNANPTAVRAAIDLVAGLTGYNRKWLVLGDMLELGPQEEAMHGEIGAYVTPAKADVVLTYGKLSRHTAAEAAKQFAGSGTEEKVHAFEDKAQLTAWLLSHVVPEDLVLVKGSRGMRMEEIVHALQRA
- the mraY gene encoding phospho-N-acetylmuramoyl-pentapeptide-transferase — translated: MDVKVILLSIGASFMLAVLFGPLFIPLLRRLKFGQQIRTDGPQSHLKKTGTPTMGGIIILLAVLLAFLKFSEKTQEFWVLLVACLGFGLVGFLDDYIKIALKRSLGLTAFQKLFGQLLFSVIICVLLYQMHHSTVIGIPGTSVSFEFGWFYYPFVIIMMFATSNAVNFTDGVDGLLGGTGAVAFTAFTILALHASEHESAIFSATMVGALLGFLVFNAHPAKVFMGDSGSLGIGGGMAAVAVLTKNEILLVIIGGVFVLEMLSVILQVGSFKMRGKRIFKMSPIHHHFELSGWSEWKVVTMFWLVGIIFAAAGILLGH
- the murD gene encoding UDP-N-acetylmuramoyl-L-alanine--D-glutamate ligase; this translates as MKHPSFYKDQQVVVLGLARSGVSVAKLFHKLGAVVTVNDMKDRKMSPEADELDALGISVICGGHPDDLIGPDTALVVKNPGIPYTSPPVVQALEQGIEIVTEVEVAYLLSPAPIIGITGSNGKTTTTSWIGEMLEAAGLKPMVAGNIGTPLCEAAQIAEADNWIVAELSSFQLKGTTGFRPRIALLLNIVETHLDYHGGMEDYIASKAKLFANQTKDDIAVLNADDPVCRDLMNSGKLQASIIPFAVTEELTYGICVTPAYPAELSEPIGDVERNIVWRDKEGGERIIIGVAELGIPGRHNASNALAAIAACLAAGASAGSLTEPLREFRGFEHRLEYVRERDGVAYYNDSKATNPTATIIAVRSFPPRIVLIAGGLDRGSDYMELVPHFRDQVKAVVAIGETRGKIAAVAESAGLAVIKIVEPEEDAESTLQQAVRAAASIAEPGDTVLLSPACASWDMFKSYEQRGRIFKQSAHNL
- the spoVE gene encoding stage V sporulation protein E is translated as MAKARSAPDMWMIISIALILAIGLIMVYSASAVLAFHEFGDKFYYVKRQMLFAALGIGAMIATMNADYWIWKKYAKLGLFVCFGMLLIVLIPGIGVVRGGARSWLGISSFGIQPSEFMKLAMVIFLAKMLSEKQQMVTQFTKGLLPPLGILGLAFGLIMLQPDLGTGAVMIGASLLVIYTAGARLKHLGSLALVGVAGLVGLILAAPYRLQRITAFLDPWADPLGAGYQSIQSLYAIGPGGLVGLGLGMSRQKFNYLPEPQTDFIFSILSEELGFIGGAAIILLFAILMWRGMRTAIAAPDSFGSLLAVGVIGIIAVQVFINIGVVIGMLPVTGITLPLVSYGGSSLTLLLTSLGILLNISRYSR
- the murG gene encoding undecaprenyldiphospho-muramoylpentapeptide beta-N-acetylglucosaminyltransferase, which codes for MRIVLSGGGTGGHIYPALAIGKQVMEEEPGSSILYIGSPKGLESRIVPAQGISFEAVEITGFKRKLSYDNVRTVMRFLKGVSRSKQLLRDFRPDVVVGTGGYVCGPVLYAAAKLGIPTLIHEQNAVAGLTNQFLSRYADSVAVSFEEALPQFRKSRSAVYTGNPCATNVVRADKDQGFAHLGIPSGSRIVLLVGGSRGAKAINDVMVDMAPLIGRLPDVHFVFVTGESYYEQTTSRIREILPQQMPATQQMPATLQVLPYLHHMPEVLAASSLVVGRSGASSLAEITALGIPSILIPSPNVTNNHQEANARTLADAGAAEMIAERDLNGALLFERITRIMNQSDIQSQMGTAALSLGMPNSAAMIVSELRRIIAM
- the murB gene encoding UDP-N-acetylmuramate dehydrogenase translates to MEQFLADLHAIDAGSVKYNEPLAAYTTWKIGGPADVLIIPNTQEQLVAVVQLLHRHGLRWTNLGRGSNMLVSDKGIRGVVIQPGEGFDYARFDGKFVHAGAAYSFIKLSVLAGKEGLTGLEFAGGIPGSVGGAVYMNAGANGSDVSHVFKSADIVLETGELVRFGAEEMSFSYRHSCLQERPGIVTGAVFELEEGDRKAIAASMAALKQRRLDTQPLKLPSAGSVFRNPPNDFAARLIQEAGLKGMRQGGAEVSTQHANFIVNTGQATAEDVLTLMATIQNTIEEKYGIRLVAEVLVVGER
- the murA gene encoding UDP-N-acetylglucosamine 1-carboxyvinyltransferase, which codes for MDKLVIEGGKPLSGTIVIQGAKNAALPILAASMLVEGKVTIDHVPKLLDIDVMLNILRELGCRAEHENQTVQLDTSTLQSSHIPEALMRQMRSSIFLMGPLLARFGEVTIYQPGGCAIGERKIDLHLSGLQALGALVVEEGSRIVCYADELTGAEIHLDFPSVGATENIMMAAVLAKGLTTISNAAREPEIQDLQQFLNCMGAKIIGAGTDTITVEGVEKLAPCRYQVIPDRIVTGTVMVAAAATRGQVTLLNTCPAHLTSLIHVLRRTGVQIAVDGDIIKVGTATRPKSIDRIVTSPYPAFPTDLQSQLMVLLALADGVSIMKETIFEGRFKHVDELTRMGADIRVDLSSAIIRGVSRLYGATVEATDLRAGAALVIAGLAAQGKTVVEQVHHIDRGYDEIETMLGQLGARITRYSPIPNNIIVP
- a CDS encoding cell division protein FtsQ/DivIB yields the protein MQEKMPVLREPVKRRRGGKKLLVVLLLLFIVILGVLFFNSSISKVATVTVEGQNYLQAGSIRKTAGVAAGDSFFRVSSRTIEARIRTLKPVEKVTVTKSFPGSVTIKVKEFETVAYALSNNGELTAVLANGTNVPAGTDPVVDKPILSGWKTDDPVLASLCKALAAIPEPSLSDFSEIKPEPSPSYPDRIKIYTRTRFEVITAVSLLSEKIPTMNAVIEIQPPGIITMLLADKYAPFFPETEVNTTTVQKETTQ